The sequence below is a genomic window from Amphiprion ocellaris isolate individual 3 ecotype Okinawa chromosome 16, ASM2253959v1, whole genome shotgun sequence.
TTGAAGTACTGATAATTtgaaataattagattttgttaaaagaattacatttttaggaTGTAATTATagatttcagaaaatattttaaaatttgctccacctcaaaaactaaaaaagtgTATATTTATTTGCATGACCATCAAATGAACCCTTTTTCTCCTAActagtacttttacttttgataaTTGAAACCAATACAAGCTTTTGAACACAGGACTtgtgtttgagtatttttacacAGCCCTGCTGCCTCtttaaattaagtaaaaattCAGAATACTCTCTTCCACCTCTGGGAGAAAACTAACGGATGTGGACCCACCAGCTGGAACTGTGTGATGTACTTCTTCCACCAAAGGTACGGTCGGATGGCTGGAACGGCTGAGAGGCCGTAGTAAGAATACATCACGACGTGGATGAAGCTGTTCAAGGAGGCACCGAAGTACGCTGACGAGAAGAGAGACACAGGAAGTTATTCATCTACAGCAGCTGGTGAACATTCAGCGGTTCAATAATCATCCAGGGAGCAAGAAATTTATCATCAGTCTGTTCTGTTTGGAGCGATTACAACAGATTTCATGTAGAATCAATAGAGACCTTTAACAGTAAAGTAATACAGAAATAATACAGCGAGTCAACAccttataaataataaaacaagtttaaagATTGTTATATTTAAGCCAGTATTAAGCCCATAGGAAAGAGGATGTGCTGTTTTATAATAGagcaaaaaagcacaaaacctATGTGCGACATTACAGCTGTGTTCAGGTCAGTCAGTGTCACTTTGTGTCCTTTAAGGCTTTGTGGGGAAAACAGGCTGTTTTTAAAGGCTAATGGGTTTAACATTAGAGCAATTGAATTATTTAGCTCAATGTGAGGACAAACAGCAAATGTGGTTACCACAATGACTTGAGTCACTGGAGGGTGAAGTTTTATTAAACACTCACAATGGCCACAGGGCACCCAGTTCATGACGAACCACCAGATGTTCAGCATGGTAGCGTGGTGGTAGATGTGCAAAAAGGTGATCTGGTGATTATTCTTTCGTAGTATGAAGAAAAAGGTGTCCATGAACTCGATGAGCTTGGAGAAGTAGTACCACCACAGGACATTTATGATCTGAGAGGggacacagcaaaacaaaaatgttcaccaaagaaaataaaccagaaaataacaTTGTGTATATTCCCACAGAGAacaatatagaaataaaaatgtggaaaagttcCTCTAGAAGTCACACCCAACCACTGAGACATATTATTTATCATTCAAGGTGATAAGCAGGCATCTGTCCCGAAGGCCTTTGAATATCCAGGAGGAATCATAAAGCAGTTTAACTATCTGTACCAGTGACACGTTGAtaaaactttttatttaatcGCCGCAGAACTGCAAAGCCATGCACATTTCACTGTGAGCCTTGTTTTCACCTCCACCGCAGAGCTCAGGAGGGGCACTGAAGAGAGTCAACGTAATGACACGGATCGGATTAAACTGACTCCCTGCCTCTGTAGCTTATCTGCTGGGATTTACAGGTACCTGTCCATAGAAATTAAAGCAGGAGATCTGAATAAACACTCACATTTTgcctattattattttatatattctgTCTGCCCAACAGAAATGTTTTGACCTCTACTGAATGTTTAGAATACCAAGAAACAGAATGGGCCATTATGTACTTTGTAGggaaataatgtcaaatatacAACAACAGGAAATACCTggcaataaacaataaaaaggtTGCGATTGACTGACCTTATTATCCACTTCTTGTGCACTGTGTGTGTCCTGGCAGTAGAAGTTGTATCCACCGTGCCACACAGCCGTAACAAGCTGCAgacaaagacattaaaatgaatgatgaatggatatttttacacacacagacactgccATGCACTAATGCAGTATAAGAGTAAAACTTCAACAGTCGGATGGTAAATGTGATTTTCTCTTTCCTAGGAATAAGACACCCAAACAAATGCACAGATAACAAGGAACATAAACAGATTGGGTGTGCCAGGTTGAGATGACCGATCTTCAGTCACTGACACTGGCTGTAAGCATTTAATCTAAATAAAAGATAATGTTTAAAGGCCTTCCAGTCAACATTTGTTACCACAGAGCGTGCTGAAAACTACTATCATTCTGCTTTTACTAGGAATTCCTGAATGAAATATACCATTACTAACTACGTAACTCTGCACATCCATGCAATGACCGTGAAATTTAAACTCTGGTGATTCACTACTGCACTTCTATCAAGATAGAAACATGTTGAAACTGATTTTACAAGGAATGCAAGCAGCAGACGCTAACGTTTACTGACTTTTAGTCCTGATTCTGGTGTCGTTGTACTGGTTTCTTTGTGTCCAAGGatttatttgaataatttcagGCCAAATATATTTCTGATTTGCTGCTATGTTATGTAAAATCATCTGGGAGAGGCCTGTTTACTGTCCCAAGAGTCACAACTAAACATAGAGAAGCCGCCTTTAATTTCTGTGCACTGCACAAGTGGAGCAACCTCCCAGAAAACATTGTTATTTGCCACTGCCCTACCTGCTTTTAATAAATCAAACTTCATACTATTTACCTTATCCCCTTTTGCATCTATCTTTTCAGATTTGTCTTTTGCTTCTTACAAATCTTGTTTTAATGCCCTttgaataaatattcaaatgCACGTAAAAGGCTTTGCTTAACGCTGACTCACCAAATCAATATAGATCTACGTCTTTGTCTGCTGCTGTAAACGGCTCCGCTAACCAACCACAGAGCCAAGAAACTGCCAAAGAACTAGCAGCAGAATGAAGCCGGGTTCGTCTCATCATGTGTGCACACAGACATGAATGCTTTTCTCTCACTTGATATACTTCCTTTATCCTGTCAGCAAACTTACAGGAGTCTAGTCACCATATAGATAAGGAAAATGAATCACAACTACTGTGTGATTAACCGCTGTACCCTGGAAGGTTGGCAAAGAACAGAACTGCCCTGTACTTTGATTCACATCAGGTGGCATTGATTTTGGACTGACAAAAGTTCACCCCACGGCTGGAGCATTGTCAGAGTACAGGATTTAATGGATCCTGCAGCCAGCAGTCCGCCGGGGCCTTACACAATGCAGAGAGGAAGTCAAGAAGCTTGTTCTGCCGGCTGCATTGGGAGGAGAGTAGAGATACTTTAGACTTACACGTGCACAGAAACATTATGTCTGGCTCTGACATCCCCagtgcacaaaacaacagatgCTATCACCGATGAGTGACGTCTGTCCCTAGGTTCTGCTCCCACTGGGCCGCCTTGCCAAATAAGAATGCATTTCCGTGTTTGTTTACATTGGTGCATCTATCCGTTTCAGTTGCTTCGTCAGCTGTATataaaaaagcagttttccaGCAAACAATAATGAGCTGTGCTGATGTCTGCGAGGGCATATGAGGGATTTGATGACTGGAACAATGAGTCTGTCAGCATCCAGCTGcgtccctctctctccctgatAGCATTGTCTCTCAGGGCAGCTTTCAGCGGAAGACGCCAGCAGCCGGAGGCCCGTGTCGAATCACAGCCAAGTGTTGATGAAATACttcaacatttttcttgctGAGTCAGATTAGGAGGGTTGATACACCTCTCACATGCGTCTGTTGAAGCTGAAGCTATTGTTAAGTTAACGAGAAAAGTAAATGGCCAATTAGGTAAAAGCTGAAATTTTTTaaacgtgatttttttttttgttcatgttagTTTGTGAGATTTAGGCGTGCTTAGCTTTAGCTTTGCACAGTCAGGCTGGCTggttccagtctttgtgctatgctaagctaacagtctaCGGCCTTTAGCATCAGGTTTAAAGGCACTGTGTGACAGTTTGTAAAATATGCTTGTTTGGTTGCTTGCTGAACAATAACGAGACACAATTGATACCACTCACATGAATATAATGATAAATACACAGCTACAGCATTTGGTTAGATTATGTTAGCAAAAAGTTTGGCAACAGGGGAACGCGTGCTGCCCAGAGATGGCATAATCCACCTACTAGCAACTCTAAGATATAcggattaataaaaaaataacattttgtttatttattctgtacaacacctaaagaacaactAGTTTGTGTATAATTTTGAGTGTTAAGTAGCCTAACAAAGCTGCACTGGCTTAAATTCTCAGCTAAGGAACATGCCAGAAACAGTGTGgtacataaaaacctgtaaaaccacagcttgacattttttaattatttttttatttttggtatgGATTAACCAGgtgtaaataaaaaactttAGAAGTGCTAATATGAGGATTTTTTCACCTTTTGGCAAAGTAACACTAGCTGGTTCCTCCTGCctcttaatgctaagctaagctagctggctgtagcttcatatttataaATATGAAAATGGAACAAATCTTCTCATCTAATCTGACAAAACAGTGACTACACTAATTCTACCTTTAACattctgaacctcaaaaccacCTGGTAGgtttcaaagcatttaaaactattatcagagccaaaaaaagagagaaaaatacatTGAATTTTCAATTCTTTGATGGTCATTATTCTATTCTTTTGTGATATGCTATTccgtcagaaaaaaaattaagcttaaaattgGGATTTTCATCACCATTGTTTTATTCTAcgtgttatttaaaaaattgccaaaattagatttttgctcAACAGAGAACTCATTAGTGATTCAGCTAGAATCAAGAGtcctgtgacaaaaattcttgtgtttttggctgaactgcaggctgtgtttacacagagctgaTAGGAGATAAGTATGgcacaaaatatgtaaaatatttgtattatgtTAAGTCACCagtttttttcccagtattgttgactttttaaaaaaatgctgtacatgttgattctacatttttaaaatatttgtaagATGAATGATCAgagatatttaacttttttttaacctttgtaACActtcacaaaaaacatttctgagttcactcaacttctagccatggttgttctgtttccttagagttgcaggacttcatattgcagagggaaaaatgagcccacagtcagcaaaaatgtgacagaagttCAAAACGTCCAGAAGGTGGTTGGGGTTCCGAGGGTTAAACATACATTTACATCTAATGTTGCCTGAAGTCGGTTTCCTCTGTTTTATAACCTGTCTGCAGGTTGCCTTAGCAGTAATTGCTTTGGCCCATTTAAAGGCACGTCTCAGTGCTGAGCGGCCTGTTTACCTCATAGAACATGTAGAAGGACAAGAGCGTGAGGCCCAGATTGTAGAGCACCAGGAGGCCTCTGCAGGAGTACGGCTGCCTGTGTTTCATGTACTTGGGCCCCATCCAGACGATCAGAAGGTACATGACTGTGAGTGCAAAGGTTGGTGGGTAGTTGTCGAGCAGCAGCCATCCTCTCACCCGCTGATCTGAAACATGCAGATAAAGCGATGAAGAGGATGACTGATAAGGTGGCCTACGGCAACAGATGAACATGACGTGAATGGTGCACACTGAGGAATGTTGCTCAACATCTACAAAGGTAGCAGTTGATAAAGCCCAGCAAGAATCTTGTTATGAACTTGGTCAAAACTTTTAGGTAGTGTTGACTCTTACTGCAAACCTCACTTTGCTGTTGAATAAAGAACTCTGCTGAgattttgcagcagcagcaatctGAGAATCAAACAAGTGCGATGCATTTTGTATCATCTTACCTCTGGGACCCATCCATGACTCTAAGTAAATGTTCAGCTTATGATTGAAGGTCTCCATTGTCACCTGAAAACAGAATGCAGAAGGAAAGCTGAAATATCACCTAAAGTTGATACCACAACACCTAAACAAGTTCACATACACATATTAGCATTTATTTGGAGTCATGATTTCGGTGACCTAATGAATATAAGCTTCTATCCTCTCTTtgtagctctgttttggtctccaccagctcctgaAGATAGTAGCAAATAGCAGAGCAGCTGGTAACAATGTTACCAGAGTGAGTGAAGTTTCAGGGAGTTAAACATACTGAGATGGAATATGTTAGAGCCCATAGAGCAGAGTCAGGCGATacctttctgagtgctttttcacaaataaaatattgaagAGTGCAGCTATAAGTTAGTGTAGCACAATTTATCTTTTCAGTATTGACACTGTGACATCAATTCACAGgtatattacatttattttgctgCATGATTCGAGAAGCAGACATATGTCATTTTCCCTGTTTAACCTATACGCATAATTTACTCAGATTTAAGTGCTCTGGGATACATTGAgtttttaatattgttgttattattcatAAGATATAGGGTTTGTTGAAATACGGGCCTACATGTACACAGCAAATAAGTGACTAACCCTGAGAAAAATCCTGAGAAAAGGGATGTGgctgcaaaaagaaatgcagcgTCAGTTGAACTGAAATATTTTGGGATCAGAAaggatgacaaaaaacagatagTTAGACCAGCACCACAGTGCTCTTTATGACAAGTgcaaatacatatatatatatatatatatatatatatatatatatatatatatatatatatatattatatatggaTATATTACACCATTTGAGAAAGATTCtgaacagattttttctttgtttataagtaattcattcttttctaAACAGAAAAGAAACTACTCACCCACATGATCAAGTTCTTTCCAAATAGAATAGTTCAAGTCATTGCATAATAATTCCTGTAGTGGTTCATTTTGCAATATATACtccaaaaatataatatttattatttactatttatttacaatttatttataCTGTCTTTGCAAATCTATACTTGATAACTGTGTTGTCTGTTTGTGCgtcggtctgtctgtcttctctctccctAAATGTCAACAACTTGCTCTTCACACCACTCTAGTTTCCATCAATAGATCTAATGTGACCGGTTCTCACTCTTGGATGCAATTCAAGTAGCCAGCAGGTGGGCACAGACTATAACCCCGACTCTATTCAATTATTATTGGTGCATATTGATTCTCCAGCTCTCACATTGTTAAAGGTAACGAGGATGTCGAAATATGGAGATTTATTAACCTGAATGTGCTTCAGTAATCATAATTGCACAATCCTGTCTGGCCCGGACAGCGTGGCTACATTAATTTCGGAAACCTTTGTGCATGGGCTCCTGCCAAAGCTGTCATATTATGGTGGTTGAGCATCTGTCGAGTCCTCTGTCACTGTTTATTGAAGTATCCAGCACTGATTTAAACAGCTGCCTGTAGAATTGTCAGGGTAAAGTATGCTACTCCTCTGTTTTTCTCCCCAGGGTTAAGCAATTTTGCCCATAAACGGTGTGCATAATATGCTCAGTGTAATATTAGGCTTCCCCGCTGTACTTGAGACAGTCAGCTCAGCTCAGTGCCATAAAGCAGAAGCCTGTTTACAGGGCAGTATGGATGTCTGAATGTTCACAGCTGGACATTTTTCCATGTAAGTTAAATAAGTTATTATTCCTACATTCTGCTCCCTACGAGGTTTCTTCAATCTGCAGGATCTACAAGTTTTTACAAATGTGCAAAGTCACACAATAGAGGACCGATTGAGATTTATCACATAAAGCTTCACAATTCTTACAAAGTTGTGACAAAATTTATGTCACTGCTGAGCAAAAGCTGCACAAATCCCTGCAGCTGATTCTTCTTACTTGAAACCTGAGCTCTCTGACTTTATTCATTATCACCCCGGAGATATTTACACAGTCCTGCAGGCCTTTATATTGTTTGCAACACCCTGCTGTATAGCTTCAGCCTTTGGCAAAGAAAAAGCCTCTTCACAGCCACAGAAACCCCAGTATATCTGCGTTCTTTATTTCCGCTGATGTGCTTCCCATCTATACATTCAATTCAGTGCAGTTACGTCACAGACTGCCGCACCACTGGACCGTCTCTACACCTGCGTCTGCAGCTGGAAACGTATCAGGAGACACAACATGCACTCCGTGCCATCCATTCAGCCTGTTATTTTGTTATTCAGGTTGCGAGTTCTCTTTCTGGGTTTGCAGAAAGGTTATAGCTTTTTAGCTTGAAAAATATTTCTACATCATACATCCAAGGTGAAAGTAAAACACTAGTGATGAGAATAACCTTACAGGCAGAAATGTGAGCAGATCTATCAAATTTAACTAAAGCATTTCAATTCAATCTGCGTGCTGCTCTTATATAGTCATATGATATTGAAATTTGAACTGGGGAGGCACATGAGTGACTTTGTTTATATGCTTCAATTTCTCTTAATCCACGAAAGAAGGCAAATCGTGCAAACTAAAATGTATGTTCATTAAATTCTGCAAATTGAACTGCTCTTTATGCACCAAATAGCACATTAATGATTGTTGCATTTGTCCATAATAATCACTTATCTGCAGGGACTAAACGTGGCTTATTCTGATCAGCCCCAGTTCAGTAACATCCTTGCTCTGATTATCAGAGATGCATTAGGCTGCACCAAAACATGATAATCTGCGAGGCCTTAATCGGAGCACGATGAGCCACAACAGAAGAGCACGTTAGCAGTGAATCTGTCACTGAGTCTTTCCAAGGTGCATGCTACAACCATGCAAAATGAAGAAGGGGCAGGATcttctgaaaataaaatgctaatgtATCATGTGGACTTTGGTTGGAAACACACGATGAtttcatcactgcagctgataatgATTCATTCAAGCAGCAGAATTTACTGTAGCAGCCAGAGTTGGGAAATATGACGATAAATACTGTTTGTCTACTGTCAGACATTCTGCAATACGGTTTATGCTAAAGTATGTATCAATTTAAAATCTCTGCACAGTAATATTTATGGGGATTTTGGCATCAGTGAGGTGATTTACCTGCACGTGTCAGGTTTAATTAATCTCAGGTTTAGCCTAAAACAGACAATCCTGACATGAGTTTACCAGTGACAGCTAAATTTGTCCATTATGTCAACATCtggaaataaatgcatttacttTAAGGTGAAAAATAGAACTATACTGTAATTctaaatacatatataatgaCAGTTTCTTGTCATATTGTGTAGATAGTTAATGCAAGTTTAGTTTATATtgtttatattcattttttgcattgagAATATCTATATATTGAATCTGTATAGACATTGGGAAGTATAAGTAATACGAGCATAGCAGCATAACAGTTTGAATTTgctttccagatgttttcataaatgcagcatttttaaaaaatatcataaCTCAGATGTGCACAATAACTGCAAAAGTTCACCAAGAGAAAACACCCATAACTTCTATCAGTTCTAAACAGAGCACAGTGAGCAGATATAAATATGCTGCAGCACTGGCTTGGCTACTTTACAGGAATATTTCAGTCTTAAAGTGATGATCGTGCAGCTGCAATAGCGAATGCATGACAAGTTCATATCAATATTTCCACGAAAGTCTGCACCACCGTATTGTATAACAGCAGTTTCGTATCAGGGTCACACGTGTAATCTAAACTGCACTTTACGCACTGTAAAACCTGGTCCAGCCAAAGGATGTGCGCTCTGATCTGACGACGGCGGTTATtattaaaacatgaatattaatcATCTCGTTTCATGACGGAAACTTCCAGAGAGGAATGAATTAGCatatgaaaaacagcaaaaaaaaacttatcGCATCGTTTCGATCGCAGCCTGAGTAGAGGTCACACCGTTCCAGCATCACCCAAACTCATCATCGCTCACGTTCTGTAGACGCCATGCGCGCTGCAACGTTTTCCACACCGCGGAAAGCCTCaccataaagtcctgcagccgGCCGCTCGGGTTGGACAGAGGAGGAAATGTGGAGTGCGGATGAAGAGATGCAGCTGTGGTGCCCAGGACTGCCtaccttctttttttctctctctctctttgaggCGGGGTGAGAAAACGACTGTGTAACCTTGGCTGGCTGGCCGGTCTGAGCACAATGTGCAGCCTTGTCGCTCAGTGGAAAATAGTGGGAGGAACACGCAGACTGGCCCATTGCCCTGCAGGAGGGTTACAGCCAGGAGGTGACCCCGCGTGTTGCAACGGCACACACAGTCAAAAAAGATGACATAAGGCTTCCCGTGTCCTCCTGTAAATGCAGTTATGGCTCCTGACACGAGGCATTCATTTCAAGCGCACATGGGTGGAGGGAGCAGGGGGGCAGTCACAACTTTATGATTTTGATGACGAGAAAGGGTCAGAAAAGCTACTTTTATAGTCGAAATTATAGGTGTATATGATGTATTTGGCAGATGTGCACAAAAATACATGCACTTTGAATGTAGCCATCAAGCAGTTTAGAATAATTCAACTTGATTGGCATTGCATGTCACAAGTAGAAGAGAACTAAATGTAGATTGCATCTAATCAGAAGTGCATAAGCAGTAAcaatacaccaatcaggcaaaacattatgaccacctgcctaatattatgttggtcccctttatgctgcataaactcctctgacccagtggggcatggacacaggacttctggggatgttctgtgggttgcagggtgggacctacctagatcagtcttatcctggcacatcccacagatgctcaggaagatttggatctggggagtgtggaaccagggtgaacagcttagctctgtcgtgttccctggATCACTcatgagcagtttttgcagtgttgttagtgatggctgatcgaggctttgttgaagcttcgacacttcattcaaaacatggttcattactcgaggcctcaatgacacacagtgctcgagtaggacatctagtggtcaataatatgaagtgcaatcaagacgtggtcgttggttcatagattgttttggatttgattcgccatgcacacattcctgtttgactacactagatgattgtatgggttgtagtggacacaaaaataatattactagtaataataatgacaataactattgaagagcacgtttctcttcttaccccctgagctactcactcagatacttttttttttttgtgcatttatcatctatttttttgccattttcgagttttttttaacttgagtctcgactcgatcgtttttctcaggaggttggacttcagcctttgtgctggagggttgaaccctcagttccaagactttcaaagcctccagacctcccgagtcctcaggacctgagctttcacacagtctgagggctgaaattttctaagtccctcagtagttctctgttagattgaacttccagacagtctgaggactgatatcttctaagttcctgagtagttctctgttagtttgaaccttcagacagtctgttaatgtttcgattaaatctttaaggtttttctttttaaatgttttaccaccttttaatgtttaattttctttttaaatccttcattgtattttcagtgtaattcctatttgaacttttattgtctttaagatataattttctaattaaacatttaattttttaattaaatgttttgtctttttattggataggtgtagtgagagacagacaggaaacaggggagaagagtcgggggaagacttgcagcaaagggctacGATCGGGagtcgaacccgggacgctgcgtcagggaccagcccctgtacatgggtcacccgcttaacccgttgagctatatgggtgTCCATGTTTTGTCGTATTGAGAGTTTAacaatctgattaaatgttttgcatttttacaaatgtttaacattcttcttgtttaattgtattttttaaatgtttaatgatggaaaatactttatctgtaatttctaatatttgtattttaaaaattttgtttaatttcataatgacatgtattgtatcgtgttgaatcatctcattcaatattttgtctgtttaatataatttaatgtaatttaatgtttaactctattaaacagacaaaatattgaatgagatgattcaacacgatacaatacatgtcattatgaaattaaacaaaatttttaaaatacaaatattagaaattacagataaagtattttccatcattaaacatttaaaaaatacaattaaacaagaagaatgttaaacatttgtaaaaatgcaaaacatttaatcagattgtTAAACcctcaaaaagacaaaacatttaattaaaaaattaaatgtttaattagaaaattacatcataaagacaataaaacttcaaataggaattaaacagaaaatacaatgaagcatttaaaaagaaaactaaacattaaaaggtggtatatttacatataatttaattgtatttaatgtttaactctattaaacagacaaaatattgaattagataattcaacaacatacaatacatgtcattatgaaattaagcaaaatttttaaaatacaaatattaaaaattacagataaaatattttccataattaaacatttaaaaaataaaattaaagaatattacacatttttaaaaaatgcaaaacatttaattagattattaaacctttaaaaagacaaaacatttaataaaaaattaaatgtttaattagaaaattacatcttaaatttcttaaatctttttaataataaaactttttaaaagttttatgtattaattgtttttgtttgatttaatttctttttgttatgtagtttatttctttaatcttcgtTTTctctcaagattttaaccccaaccttaaaaatgaaataaacccttaaatcacaatgaaaatacttctgttgtcacagtcatgagttagtcaattattcagtttatcaattcaactttatttgtttagaacctttcacacagatgacaaaactaaacaagcaaagagaaaaaactatgctaaaactatgattaaaactcaaaaacattaaaaaaaaaaaaaaaaatttaacatggtaataaaatatgttgtgtccaggggatggagggagtttattgaagtcttcttgggctcacatgggaaatcatttaaaatataaacttcatattcagtctaaggaaactgcagagcgacagaagaaccaacaatatctcctgttttctccttttgagtcgactcttcttgtgctttcagaccaaagaactacagactcttcacaacctgctcaaactcttggtacaggacctcaccacacaggtcaagaaggtttccatctcatttctactctgaagctcaccttctcctgctcaaactgctgacaaat
It includes:
- the elovl5 gene encoding elongation of very long chain fatty acids protein 5 isoform X2, yielding METFNHKLNIYLESWMGPRDQRVRGWLLLDNYPPTFALTVMYLLIVWMGPKYMKHRQPYSCRGLLVLYNLGLTLLSFYMFYELVTAVWHGGYNFYCQDTHSAQEVDNKIINVLWWYYFSKLIEFMDTFFFILRKNNHQITFLHIYHHATMLNIWWFVMNWVPCGHSYFGASLNSFIHVVMYSYYGLSAVPAIRPYLWWKKYITQFQLIQFFLTMSQTICAVVWPCGFPMGWLYFQISYMVTLIILFTNFYIQTYKKHSGSLKKELQNGSAASTNGHANGAQSMERTTAKKLRVD
- the elovl5 gene encoding elongation of very long chain fatty acids protein 5 isoform X3 — translated: MVTMETFNHKLNIYLESWMGPRDQRVRGWLLLDNYPPTFALTVMYLLIVWMGPKYMKHRQPYSCRGLLVLYNLGLTLLSFYMFYELVTAVWHGGYNFYCQDTHSAQEVDNKIINVLWWYYFSKLIEFMDTFFFILRKNNHQITFLHIYHHATMLNIWWFVMNWVPCGHSYFGASLNSFIHVVMYSYYGLSAVPAIRPYLWWKKYITQFQLIQFFLTMSQTICAVVWPCGFPMGWLYFQISYMVTLIILFTNFYIQTYKKHSGSLKKELQNGSAASTNGHANGAQSMERTTAKKLRVD
- the elovl5 gene encoding elongation of very long chain fatty acids protein 5 isoform X1 codes for the protein MGQSACSSHYFPLSDKAAHCAQTGQPAKVTQSFSHPASKREREKKKVTMETFNHKLNIYLESWMGPRDQRVRGWLLLDNYPPTFALTVMYLLIVWMGPKYMKHRQPYSCRGLLVLYNLGLTLLSFYMFYELVTAVWHGGYNFYCQDTHSAQEVDNKIINVLWWYYFSKLIEFMDTFFFILRKNNHQITFLHIYHHATMLNIWWFVMNWVPCGHSYFGASLNSFIHVVMYSYYGLSAVPAIRPYLWWKKYITQFQLIQFFLTMSQTICAVVWPCGFPMGWLYFQISYMVTLIILFTNFYIQTYKKHSGSLKKELQNGSAASTNGHANGAQSMERTTAKKLRVD